One genomic segment of Panicum virgatum strain AP13 chromosome 2N, P.virgatum_v5, whole genome shotgun sequence includes these proteins:
- the LOC120659222 gene encoding QWRF motif-containing protein 2-like, with product MSSAMVDATLAAPPLDHTARRRARPAALSNANANACAGAGAVAAAPNKPKARTVASRYLTPSPKPTSISSSASAPASRPPASTERSRPPQHIAVATSDAAASCGSATTTTRTLAVAFQSPAYYLETSRARSAEKRRSGAAGAAARAKVSDASQNTYRWPASATPPPCGHDARAPAKSPGYSASGRKGSAAAIFGAVRAAVLHGTPRRASVDGANEYLLALSSHDTDSASSGGSGDGIAPRRSVGSGPRPSPRTAMSSSARFTRDAMGIHSERFSSGTFPAPAPVKKRSLFNGLLSSAFSRSSLNQPTTSKPVASSFRRTASPSPGRRSTDAPVSAGNMQGKASSTGCGFDGGDTMKLKPPTAIKAEEEHQLRLRYTQHLQWRLVNAHAGAALSLQTTAAEKTLSGAWIAILRMRKSVAIRKMQLQLLRNNCKLMEVLRGQMKYLDEWSFLERDCAHSLSGTTQALNATVLRLPVSDGAMADIQGIENALRSAVDVMHTLGNSITARLPQLARTNVLVSQLSRVFVQEHILIAQCRDLLSTLASIHVKYSSLQAQRIQMNQRRHRHFQ from the exons ATGTCATCCGCAATGGTGGACGCCACCCTCGCGGCGCCTCCGCTAGACcacaccgcccgccgccgggcccgccccgccgcgctcTCCAACGCCAACGCCAACGcttgcgccggcgccggcgccgtcgccgcggccccCAACAAGCCCAAGGCCAGGACAGTCGCCTCCCGCTACCTGACGCCCTCCCCCAAACCcacctccatctcctcctccgcgTCGGCCCCTGCCTCGAGGCCGCCCGCCTCCACCGAGCGGTCGCGGCCGCCGCAGCACATTGCCGTCGCCACTTCCGACGCCGCGGCTTCCTGCGGGAGCGCCACCACGACGACGCGGACGCTCGCGGTCGCGTTCCAGAGCCCGGCCTACTACCTGGAGACCAGCAGGGCGAGGTCCGCGGAGAAGAGGAGATccggcgccgcgggcgcggccgcgcgggccaAGGTGTCCGACGCCAGCCAAAACACGTACCGGTGGCCGGCGtcggcgaccccgccgccgtgcgggCACGACGCCCGCGCGCCCGCCAAGAGCCCCGGGTACTCTGCCTCGGGCAGGaaggggagcgccgccgccatcttcggcgccgtgcgggcggcggtgctccacgggacgccgcggcgcgcgTCGGTGGACGGTGCCAACGAGTACCTGCTGGCGCTGTCATCCCACGACACGGACAGCGCGTCGTCCGGCGGGTCCGGGGACGGCATCGCGCCCAGACGCAGCGTCGGCTCTGGGCCGCGACCGTCGCCGAGGACCGCCATGAGCTCCTCCGCGCGGTTCACGCGGGACGCCATGGGGATCCACTCCGAACGCTTCTCCTCTGGAACATttccagcgccggcgccggtgaagaAGAGGTCGCTGTTCAACGGCTTGCTGTCTTCGGCGTTCAGCAGGTCGTCTCTTAACCAGCCGACGACGAGCAAGCCGGTGGCGAGCTCGTTCAGGAGGACGGCGAGCCCATCCCCGGGCCGGCGCTCCACCGACGCGCCTGTCTCTGCCGGGAACATGCAGGGCAAGGCTTCTTCTACCGGCTGCGGCTTCGACGGTGGTGACACGATGAAGTTGAAGCCCCCTACGGCGATCAAGGCCGAGGAGGAGCACCAGCTGAGACTACGCTACACCCAGCATTTGCAGTGGCGGCTCGTGAATGCGCATGCCGGCGCCGCGCTTTCTTTGCAGACCACGGCTGCAGAG AAAACCTTGAGTGGTGCATGGATTGCCATCCTGAGGATGCGCAAATCGGTCGCCATTAGAAAGATGCAGCTACAGTTGCTTCGAAACAACTGCAAACTCATGGAAGTTCTCAGAGGACAG ATGAAATACCTGGACGAATGGTCCTTTTTGGAGAGGGATTGTGCTCATTCTTTATCAGGAACAACACAGGCCCTGAATGCCACCGTCCTGCGCCTTCCTGTTTCCGATGGAGCAATG GCAGACATTCAAGGGATTGAAAATGCTCTTAGATCTGCAGTTGATGTCATGCATACTCTAGGAAACTCAATTACTGCTAGACTGCCTCAG TTAGCCCGGACGAATGTCTTGGTATCTCAGCTCTCCAGAGTTTTCGTTCAAG